One region of Eretmochelys imbricata isolate rEreImb1 chromosome 2, rEreImb1.hap1, whole genome shotgun sequence genomic DNA includes:
- the TMEM74 gene encoding transmembrane protein 74, translated as MACMELLYLTKKGRRSDLCNNVDWSLQAPPYEQQRDGDDMGARTAAAVAALCCDRHCKSTQRAATAGPTQAPLSSTPTPSFSWQHAAASSSIQPCCQPAHLDGEEEAEKKRACCRAQELETSFTYMDENVNLEHMRNAPSSVKSCCQVPPAQHSSCTEIPPEWAHDPPSLIAEEEDDTGSEAASGNSIDYGFISAILFLVSGILLVIISYVVPRDVTVDPNTVAAREMERLENESARIGAHLDRCVIAGLCLLTLGGVVLSSLLMMSMWKGELYRRNRLASSQESAKLYGSFNFRMKPSTNDNTLELSLVEEDAFAIDN; from the coding sequence ATGGCTTGTATGGAGCTTCTGTACCTCACCAAGAAGGGTAGGCGATCGGATCTGTGCAACAACGTGGACTGGAGTTTGCAAGCCCCTCCCTACGAACAGCAGAGAGATGGGGACGATATGGGGGCTAGAACAGCAGCTGCGGTGGCAGCTCTCTGCTGCGATAGGCACTGCAAGTCTACACAAAGGGCAGCCACAGCAGGTCCCACCCAAGCACCCCTTTCCTCCACTCCTACCCCCTCCTTCTCCTGGCAGCATGCAGCAGCATCAAGCAGCATccagccctgctgccagccagctcACTTGGATGGAGAAGAGGAAGCAGAAAAGAAGAGAGCCTGCTGCCGTGCCCAGGAACTGGAGACATCGTTTACTTATATGGATGAAAATGTCAATCTGGAGCATATGAGAAACGCCCCTTCTTCTGTGAAGAGTTGCTGCCAGGTTCCCCCTGCCCAGCATAGCTCCTGTACAGAGATCCCACCCGAATGGGCTCATGATCCTCCCTCCCTGATCGCTGAGGAAGAAGATGATACTGGATCAGAAGCTGCTTCAGGGAACTCTATAGACTATGGGTTCATTAGTGCCATCTTGTTCCTGGTTAGTGGGATTTTGCTAGTTATTATTTCCTATGTGGTGCCCAGAGATGTGACTGTGGATCCTAACACTGTAGCAGCCAGGGAGATGGAGCGACTGGAGAATGAGAGCGCTAGAATCGGGGCTCACTTGGATAGGTGTGTGATCGCTGGGCTATGTCTCTTAACTCTGGGTGGTGTGGTGCTGTCCAGTTTATTAATGATGTCTATGTGGAAAGGGGAGCTGTACAGGAGGAACAGATTAGCATCCTCCCAGGAATCTGCAAAGCTGTATGGTTCTTTCAATTTTAGAATGAAACCCAGCACAAATGATAATACACTAGAGTTATCATTAGTAGAAGAAGATGCATTTGCCATAGATAATTAG